From the Desulfobacterales bacterium genome, the window AAGTACTGTAATCTTTATTTTAATCTCGCCAAAGATTTTGAAGCACAATTTCTATTTCATTAAATGGTTCGGCTTTAACTATATAGTCTTCCGCATCTATTCCTACAACTGTCCATTGATTTTTGCCCAGTTTGATAATGATAAAATATTTTTACTTTATCATACTTGAGTTTTCAAAAAATAATTAGAGTTAAATTCAGAATTATGCTATATAATTTGTATGTTACATTCAAGATAAAAATATAATTTGTTTAAGTTTAAGTTTGAGGAATATTTCATGAAAAATACTATGTATTTAACCTAATCCTTAAATTAAACTATGCCAATAAGCCTACTCTCAATTGTTTAAATGGAGCTATTGTATGAAATATCTAATAACTGGATTTTCAGGTTTTGTGGGGCATTATTTAATTAATTATATAAACGAGCAAGAGAAAGAAGCTCAAATAATAGGCATAGATATAATTAATAAAGTTTATCATTATAACAATTTTGTACAATATACTATTAATTTATTAAATTTTGAGGAACTATCCGCAATAATTAAAACTGAAAAACCTGATTATATAGTTCATTTAGCTTCTTTTAGTTCAGTAGCATATAGTTGGCAGAACCCTGTTGAAAGTTTTAAAAATAATACGAATATTTTTTTAAATCTTGTTGAATCGGTAAGGTTGTTTTCAAGTCATTCCATTATACTGTCAGTCGGTTCATCTGACGAATATGGAATAATAGAAGAAAAAGATCTTCCATTAACTGAAAATAAACACTTAAATCCTGTAAGTCCTTATGCAGTAGCAAGGGTTTCACAGGAATTTTTATCAAAAATTTATTATAACGGCTTTAAAATGAATATAATTTGTACTCGTTCTTTCAATCACGTTGGGGCTGGGCAATCAGATCAATTTGTAGTAAGTTCTATAGGTAAAAAATTTGTAGAATATCTGAAAAACAAAAAAAATAAAATATTTGTCGGTAATATTGATATTGTTCGTGATTTTTTAGATGTTCGGGACGTTGTACGAGCATATTTTATGCTCCTAAAAAAAGGACAGATTGGAGATATTTATAATGTTTGCAGCGGTAAATCTTATTCAATTAAACAAATAATTGAATTATATAAAGATATTACATTATTAAATCCCCCTATAGAAATTGATAAAGCATTGTTAAGACCTATTGAAAATCCAATCGTACTAGGTTCCTATGAAAAAATAAAAACGGAAATTAACTGGGCTCCAAAGATAGATTTAAAAGATTCGCTTAAAACGATTATAACTTATTGGGAAAACATAACCTAATATCTAAATCAGGTATGAATCTTTCTCTATTTTCTTTCTGCTTTGGACTGATTTAATCAATACATCTCCAACAGTTTCAGCCATTTTTGTCCATGAAAATTTTTTAGCCTGTTTTAAGCCAAGATAAATAAGTGCTTGGCGTATTTCTATTTTTTGTATATCTGTAAGTGCTCTAACCATACCATCCACATCATCATCCCTAACATATAATGCAGCTTTCCCAGCAACTTCGGGTAAAGAGCTATTAGGGCAAGTTATAACAGGACAACCGCAAGCCAATGCTTCAAGTACAGGAAGACCAAATCCCTCATATTTTGAAGGAAATATCAAGGAGACTGCTCCAGAATAAGCGCATCTTAATCCATCGTCAGATAGATTTAATGTATAAATATTGCTTGGGTTTGTATATTCTTTAAAATTATTTATCTCAGCATGGCCGCCTGTACATACAATATCAAAATTATGTTTATCAGCAAGTTGAGAAAATGCCTTGAAAAATAATATTCCGTTTTTGTAAGAGCTGATGCTCCCAATTAGAAGGAAATAAGGCTTATTAATCCCAAAACGTTGTCTAAATTTATTAAGTTCTTCTGAGTTTGATGGATAGAAAATATCTTTTACACCACAGTGCGCAATTATAATCTGTTTTTCAGATGCTGTTGGAAAAAAATTTAATAAATCGCGAGCTGTATTCTCAGATATCGTTAAATAAGCTGAAGCATAATTAATAGCATGATGTTTACCTCTCCAGTGAATATGTTCAGGATCCCACCCCATAATTTCTGGAATCATATCATAAGCCATCATTACGGACGGAGTTGATAGAGGCGTAGTATAATAAGTCGAAATAAATAAGTCCGCGTTTTCTTCATTACAAATTTCCTGCAAAATTTTTCTATCATTATCAATATTATCAGGATTAAAATCAGATATTTTACGATATGATAAATTTGGTATTTTTGGCAAAGTTCCATTTCTATCAAGAACAATGATATGCCTTGAAAAACCTGTATATAGCCATTCCTCGAATAAAGAGGACCATACCCTTGCAATCCCTGTTCTTGCGAGTTGAAAAAATACGCCGTCAACAACTATTTTGATGGGTTTATGATAAAAATCTTCTAAATGTTGCGGATGATAAAATTCCCATTGCATATTATCTTGCTTTTTAATAAGAGGAACTATCCCGCAAGAATCCGCAGTATTTACCATTGTTCTATCATTTACCCATCCAAAGTGATTACTCAACAAAACAGGGAATTCTTTTTCGTTTTGTAGAGATTGCCACTGTAAAACAGCATCTTTGTAGCCATAATATGATTCTTTAAATTTTAATTGTTCTATGGTTACATACCCAAAATGCTGAAATATTAAATCTTGTTTTTCAGTTTCATTATGAGAAAAAGGGTTTACAAATCCTACATTTCTCCATTGTCCATTATTTAGCTTTTCTGCTAACTGGGGGGGCTCATGAGTTGCCCAAATCATTATTCCTGGTTTAAATTTCCAAACCCTCTGCCACTCTTGCTTAGGATTTTGCGTATAACAATTTCTTGAGCTAATAACTAAATTATCTCCTACGAAATACCAGCACCAAAAAAAGGCAGAAGTTTTA encodes:
- a CDS encoding glycosyltransferase family 4 protein, with the protein product IPPEIVKNDGFYEAIKKIASSEDIKTILEIGSSSGEGSTKAFIEGININPNKPIIFCIEVSENRFSSLKEYYITNNFVKCYNFSSISINDFPDESTIIEFYKNIKGPLNSFPLETILGWLKQDIEYLRNSNVPQNGIKRIKQEHKIDFFDVVLIDGSEFTGMAELDIVYGAKFIFLDDIRTFKNYKNHQRLSSDSHYKMIDFNPNVRNGYSAFKRIENEATLKFFNLPIHFFTIVLNGFPFIQYHIEELKKLPFKWHWHIIEGVAELKHDTSWSLRAGGHVSDKFHKNGVSIDGTYEYLNELSRLYPENITIYRKTNGEFWDGKREMVNAPLVNINEECLLWQIDADELWLSEQICNMRQMFLSQPDKTSAFFWCWYFVGDNLVISSRNCYTQNPKQEWQRVWKFKPGIMIWATHEPPQLAEKLNNGQWRNVGFVNPFSHNETEKQDLIFQHFGYVTIEQLKFKESYYGYKDAVLQWQSLQNEKEFPVLLSNHFGWVNDRTMVNTADSCGIVPLIKKQDNMQWEFYHPQHLEDFYHKPIKIVVDGVFFQLARTGIARVWSSLFEEWLYTGFSRHIIVLDRNGTLPKIPNLSYRKISDFNPDNIDNDRKILQEICNEENADLFISTYYTTPLSTPSVMMAYDMIPEIMGWDPEHIHWRGKHHAINYASAYLTISENTARDLLNFFPTASEKQIIIAHCGVKDIFYPSNSEELNKFRQRFGINKPYFLLIGSISSYKNGILFFKAFSQLADKHNFDIVCTGGHAEINNFKEYTNPSNIYTLNLSDDGLRCAYSGAVSLIFPSKYEGFGLPVLEALACGCPVITCPNSSLPEVAGKAALYVRDDDVDGMVRALTDIQKIEIRQALIYLGLKQAKKFSWTKMAETVGDVLIKSVQSRKKIEKDSYLI
- a CDS encoding GDP-mannose 4,6-dehydratase, with translation MKYLITGFSGFVGHYLINYINEQEKEAQIIGIDIINKVYHYNNFVQYTINLLNFEELSAIIKTEKPDYIVHLASFSSVAYSWQNPVESFKNNTNIFLNLVESVRLFSSHSIILSVGSSDEYGIIEEKDLPLTENKHLNPVSPYAVARVSQEFLSKIYYNGFKMNIICTRSFNHVGAGQSDQFVVSSIGKKFVEYLKNKKNKIFVGNIDIVRDFLDVRDVVRAYFMLLKKGQIGDIYNVCSGKSYSIKQIIELYKDITLLNPPIEIDKALLRPIENPIVLGSYEKIKTEINWAPKIDLKDSLKTIITYWENIT